One Nostoc punctiforme PCC 73102 DNA window includes the following coding sequences:
- a CDS encoding diflavin flavoprotein — protein sequence MVAIAENVQHRLTIQTVEIAPNTTAIRSLDWDRDRFDIEFGLQNGTTYNSYLIRGEQTVLIDTSHQKFRDLYLETLKGLVNPKTIDYIIVSHTEPDHSGLVEDVLQLAPRATVLASKVALQFLEGLVHDPFSKRVVKTGDRIDIGKGHEMEFVSAPNLHWPDTIFSFDRKTQILYTCDAFGMHFCDDRTFDEDLEAIEADFRFYYDCLMGPNARSLLNAMKRMGDLGKINIIANGHGPLLYHHLDVLTGCYENWSQRQAKAETTVGLFFVSDYGYGERLGHAIAEGILKTGVGVEVLDLSTAESQEIQELAGRAAGIIIGMPPSTAAAAQASISSVLAVAKNKQFVGLFECYGGDDEPIDTLRRKFIDSGIKEAFPAIRIREAPTASTFQLCEEAGKDLGQLLVRDRNIKQIKSLDVNMEKALGRISSGLYIVTTKKDNASSAMLASWVTQASLQPLGLTIAVAKDRAIDSLMQVGDRFVLNVLEEGNYQELKKHFLKRLHPGADRFAGVKTQTAKNGSPILTDALAYMECEIQSSMECSDHWILYCTVQEGRVSKNDGLTAVRHRKVGNYY from the coding sequence CTTGATTGGGACCGCGATCGCTTCGATATCGAATTCGGACTGCAAAACGGCACAACCTACAATTCATATTTAATTAGGGGCGAACAAACAGTTTTGATTGATACTTCTCACCAGAAGTTTCGCGATCTGTATTTAGAGACTCTAAAAGGTCTTGTTAACCCCAAAACAATTGATTACATAATTGTCAGTCACACAGAGCCAGACCATAGCGGCTTAGTAGAAGATGTCCTGCAATTAGCTCCTAGAGCCACCGTCTTAGCCTCAAAAGTTGCGCTACAGTTTTTGGAAGGCTTAGTACACGATCCATTTTCTAAGCGGGTTGTCAAAACTGGCGATCGCATAGATATCGGCAAAGGACATGAAATGGAATTCGTGAGTGCGCCTAACCTGCACTGGCCGGATACAATCTTTAGCTTTGACCGCAAAACCCAAATTCTCTACACCTGTGATGCTTTTGGGATGCACTTTTGTGACGATCGCACCTTTGACGAAGATTTAGAAGCGATCGAAGCTGACTTTAGATTTTACTACGACTGCTTGATGGGTCCTAATGCTCGTTCCCTGCTGAATGCCATGAAGCGGATGGGCGATCTAGGAAAGATTAATATAATAGCCAATGGTCACGGTCCTTTATTATACCACCATCTAGATGTTCTAACTGGGTGCTACGAAAATTGGAGCCAGAGACAAGCTAAAGCAGAAACCACAGTAGGCTTGTTTTTTGTCTCAGATTACGGTTATGGCGAGCGCCTTGGTCACGCAATTGCCGAAGGTATCCTGAAAACTGGGGTTGGAGTAGAAGTACTAGATTTAAGTACTGCTGAGAGCCAAGAAATTCAAGAACTAGCTGGTAGAGCAGCTGGCATCATTATTGGTATGCCCCCAAGTACCGCTGCCGCCGCCCAAGCTAGTATCAGCTCAGTGCTAGCTGTCGCCAAAAACAAGCAATTTGTTGGGCTATTTGAATGTTACGGTGGGGATGATGAACCCATTGATACACTCCGCAGAAAATTTATCGATTCTGGCATCAAAGAAGCCTTCCCAGCCATTCGAATTAGAGAGGCTCCCACCGCATCAACATTCCAGTTGTGTGAAGAAGCAGGTAAAGACTTGGGACAATTGCTGGTGCGCGATCGCAACATCAAGCAAATCAAGTCTCTTGATGTCAACATGGAAAAAGCGCTGGGTCGCATTAGTAGTGGACTGTATATAGTCACCACTAAAAAAGATAATGCCTCAAGTGCAATGCTGGCATCCTGGGTAACGCAAGCGAGTTTGCAACCATTAGGATTAACAATTGCCGTTGCGAAAGACCGCGCCATTGATTCCTTAATGCAAGTAGGCGATCGCTTCGTCCTCAACGTTTTGGAAGAAGGCAATTATCAAGAATTGAAAAAGCATTTTCTCAAGCGTTTGCATCCAGGTGCTGACCGCTTTGCAGGAGTGAAAACTCAAACCGCGAAAAACGGTTCTCCGATTCTAACTGATGCTTTGGCATACATGGAATGTGAAATACAGAGCAGCATGGAATGCAGCGACCACTGGATTTTATACTGCACAGTCCAAGAAGGTCGTGTCTCTAAAAACGATGGATTGACAGCCGTTCGCCATCGCAAAGTAGGTAATTACTACTAA
- a CDS encoding diflavin flavoprotein, with protein sequence MTNSKPRDVQVLPIATNTKAIRARSWSRLRFEIEYALERGTTSNCYLIEADKTALIDPPPESFTEIYLEALRQTLDLQSLDYIILGHFSPNRVATLKAILELAPQVTFVCSLPGANNLRAAFLEQDLKVLVMRGKETLDLGKGHVLKFLPTPSPRWPEGLCTYDRQTQILYTDKLFATHLCGDEVFDDNWEALKEDQRYYFNCLMAPQTPHVQAALEKISDLQVRMYAVGHGPLVRTSLIELTKAYGEWSRSHNDREISVALLYASAYGNTATLAQAIALGLTKGGVAVKSINCEFATPDEIRINLAQSEGFIIGSPTIGGHAPTPIHTALGIVISSGDNSKLAGVFGSYGWSGEAFDLIEGKLRDSGYRFGFDTLKVKFKPDDVTLKFCEELGTDFAQALKKAKKVRVPQQAATPVEQAVGRIVGSVCVVTAKQGEVSTAMLGAWVSQATFNPPGITVAIAKERAIESLMYPGGKFALNILPEGNHQDYMKHFRKSFAPGEDRFANFSTAVADNGCTVLTDALAYLECSVNQRLECGDHWVVYATVDEGKLLKPDAVTAINHRKTGTHY encoded by the coding sequence ATGACCAATTCCAAGCCACGCGACGTACAAGTTCTACCAATTGCTACAAATACTAAGGCGATCAGAGCACGTAGTTGGTCACGTCTGCGGTTTGAAATTGAATATGCACTTGAAAGAGGTACTACCTCCAATTGCTATTTAATTGAAGCTGATAAAACCGCACTTATCGATCCACCGCCAGAAAGCTTTACCGAAATTTATTTAGAGGCATTGCGGCAGACTTTAGATTTACAAAGTTTGGATTATATAATCCTGGGTCATTTTAGTCCCAATCGAGTTGCAACCCTCAAAGCAATTTTAGAACTGGCACCACAGGTAACTTTTGTCTGTTCTCTTCCCGGTGCGAACAATTTGCGTGCTGCTTTCCTAGAGCAAGATTTGAAAGTCTTGGTAATGCGGGGGAAAGAAACTCTGGATTTAGGCAAAGGTCATGTTTTGAAATTCCTGCCCACTCCCAGTCCGCGTTGGCCAGAAGGACTTTGTACCTACGATCGGCAAACCCAAATTCTCTACACAGATAAGTTATTTGCAACTCATCTCTGTGGTGATGAAGTGTTTGATGATAATTGGGAAGCGCTTAAAGAAGACCAGCGTTACTACTTTAACTGCCTGATGGCTCCCCAAACTCCTCATGTGCAAGCAGCTTTGGAGAAAATATCAGATTTGCAGGTGAGAATGTATGCTGTAGGTCATGGACCTTTAGTACGCACCAGCTTAATCGAACTCACCAAAGCTTATGGAGAGTGGAGCCGTTCTCATAACGATCGCGAGATTTCCGTTGCCCTACTTTACGCTTCAGCTTACGGCAATACGGCGACTTTAGCACAAGCGATCGCTCTGGGATTAACTAAAGGTGGAGTTGCAGTCAAATCAATTAACTGCGAATTTGCCACCCCTGATGAAATTCGCATCAACTTAGCACAGTCAGAAGGTTTTATCATCGGTTCTCCTACCATCGGTGGTCATGCGCCGACTCCCATTCATACTGCTTTAGGGATTGTGATCTCAAGCGGTGACAACAGCAAACTCGCTGGAGTCTTTGGTTCTTATGGCTGGAGTGGCGAAGCTTTTGACTTAATAGAAGGTAAACTCCGGGATTCTGGATACCGTTTTGGCTTTGACACATTGAAGGTCAAGTTTAAACCTGATGATGTCACTCTCAAGTTCTGTGAAGAACTAGGTACAGACTTTGCCCAAGCACTGAAAAAAGCTAAAAAGGTACGTGTACCACAACAAGCCGCTACTCCAGTAGAACAGGCTGTTGGTCGCATTGTTGGTTCTGTATGCGTGGTGACAGCGAAACAAGGAGAAGTGTCTACCGCAATGTTAGGCGCTTGGGTTTCTCAAGCTACCTTTAACCCACCGGGAATAACCGTGGCGATCGCCAAAGAGCGAGCGATCGAATCTTTGATGTATCCAGGCGGTAAATTTGCCTTAAATATTCTACCTGAAGGCAATCATCAAGACTACATGAAGCATTTCCGTAAATCTTTCGCGCCCGGGGAAGATCGATTTGCTAACTTTAGTACAGCAGTTGCGGATAACGGCTGTACCGTTCTTACTGATGCATTGGCATATTTAGAATGCTCAGTCAATCAACGTCTGGAATGCGGCGATCATTGGGTTGTATATGCAACTGTGGACGAAGGTAAATTACTCAAACCTGATGCTGTTACTGCCATCAACCATCGCAAAACTGGCACTCATTATTAG
- a CDS encoding beta strand repeat-containing protein produces the protein MAPNPAVFNLSDLDGNNGFAIAGSNLIISPRSNFSSDGDINSDGIDDLIIGGADESYVVFGNSNGFEASFKLSDLNGSNGFVISSGYLGYSVSIPGDINGDGIDDLIIGAPGASPNGKINAGKSYVVFGNSNGFGASLNLSSLDGSNGFVINGIDRLNYSDSLVSSAGDINGDGLDDLIIGVAGASPNGKFSAGKSYVVFGSDRGLEASLNLSDLNGSNGFVINGIDEGDGSGSPVSSAGDFNGDGFNDLIIAASGADPNGKFSAGESYVVFGSGSGFGASFNLSDLNGSNGFVINGIDERNYSGNSVSSVGDFNGDGFDDLIIGASSAGKFGAGQSYVVFGSDRGLGASLNLSDLNGSNGFVINGIDEGDNSGISVSNAGDFNGDGFDDLIIGAQLASPNGKFAAGESYVVFGSSSGFGASFNLSDLNGSNGFAINGIDVNDRSGYSVSGVGDINGDGFDDLSLGATFYSRVQTSRERYIIFGFATTTAPNQPPVAVTDTATTNEDTAVNISVLTNDSDPDSNPLTVTNVNGSAVTVGIPVTLSSSALLTLNADGTFTYDPNAQFETLAVGQTGSDSFTYTVSDGSFTSTVGVNLTINGVNDPPRLASVFNLSNLNGSNGFAINGIDEGDGSGSPVSSARDFNGDGFDDLIIGASNADPNGQLNAGESYVVFGSSSAFGTSFTLSSLDGSNGFVLNGIDEFDFSGSTVSSAGDINGDGFDDLIIGAPFASSNGKDLAGESYVVFGSSSGFGASLNLSSLDGSNGFVLNGIDASDFSSGSVNSVGDINGDGFDDLIIGAPTASPNGKERAGESYVVFGGSSFGASLNLSNLNGSNGFVINGIDEGDNSGSSVSSVGDINGDGFDDLIIGAPSASFDNGESYVVFGSSSGFGANLNLSDLNGSNGFTINGIDVNYRSGSSVSNAGDFNGDGFDDLIIGVSNYSRYAKPEYGESYVVFGSGSGFGTSLNLSDLNGSNGFAIKGIDEGDNSGSSVSSAGDFNGDGFDDLIIGAAFGDPNGKLNAGESYLLFGSSSGFGASFNLSDLNGSNGFAIKGIDERDYSGSSVSSAGDINGDGFDDLIIGAPNNSRFATGAGESYVIFGFATKITTVTEEDTAVNILASTILNRYSDVDGDTLSITGFTNPANGTLAFNDNGTVGNPNDDYFVYTPNANYNDTDSFTYTINDSNGGSITGTFNLTINPVNDAPITVNDTVTDAKNTAVSIEAKTLLANDRDIDSTNLSITGVSAATHGTAVLKNNGTPSNSADDFIVFTPTCGFSGAASFNYTITDGQLTSTAKVTIQVGDRFFGDNGNDVLHGTPGNDYLNGGNGKDILYGGNGKDTLSGGNGNDLLSGGLGSDILTGGNGDDKFVFAAGEGNGIITDFCKGNDLIGLSNGLTFSQLSFCGNNIIVTTTDEILATLTGINTNTLIASNFTIV, from the coding sequence ATGGCACCTAATCCAGCAGTTTTTAACCTCTCTGACCTCGACGGGAACAATGGTTTTGCGATCGCAGGCTCTAACTTAATCATCTCGCCTAGGTCAAACTTTAGCAGTGACGGAGACATCAACAGCGACGGTATCGACGACCTGATAATTGGTGGTGCTGACGAAAGCTACGTAGTGTTTGGCAACAGCAATGGCTTTGAAGCTAGCTTCAAACTCTCCGACCTCAACGGCAGCAACGGCTTCGTGATTAGCAGTGGCTATTTAGGCTACTCCGTCAGCATTCCCGGAGACATCAATGGTGATGGCATCGACGACCTAATTATCGGGGCACCAGGTGCCTCTCCCAACGGCAAGATTAATGCTGGGAAAAGCTACGTGGTCTTTGGCAACAGCAATGGCTTTGGAGCCAGCCTCAATCTCTCTTCTCTGGACGGCAGCAACGGCTTCGTAATCAACGGCATTGATCGGCTTAACTACTCAGACTCCCTTGTAAGCAGTGCCGGAGACATCAATGGTGATGGCTTAGACGACCTAATTATCGGGGTAGCTGGTGCCTCTCCCAACGGCAAGTTTTCTGCTGGGAAAAGCTACGTGGTCTTTGGGAGTGACAGAGGCTTGGAAGCTAGCCTTAATCTCTCCGACCTCAACGGCAGCAACGGCTTCGTGATTAACGGCATTGATGAGGGTGACGGCTCCGGCTCCCCCGTTAGCAGTGCCGGGGACTTCAACGGTGACGGCTTCAACGACCTAATTATCGCGGCATCTGGTGCCGACCCCAACGGCAAGTTTTCTGCTGGGGAGAGCTACGTGGTCTTTGGCAGCGGCAGCGGCTTTGGAGCTAGCTTCAATCTCTCCGACCTCAACGGCAGCAACGGCTTCGTGATTAACGGCATTGATGAGCGTAACTACTCAGGAAACTCCGTCAGCAGTGTAGGAGACTTCAACGGTGACGGCTTCGACGACCTGATTATCGGGGCAAGTAGTGCCGGCAAATTCGGTGCTGGGCAGAGCTACGTCGTGTTTGGGAGTGACAGAGGTTTGGGAGCTAGCCTTAATCTCTCCGACCTCAATGGCAGCAACGGCTTCGTGATTAACGGCATTGATGAGGGTGACAACTCAGGCATATCTGTTAGCAATGCGGGGGACTTCAACGGTGACGGCTTCGACGACCTAATTATCGGGGCACAACTTGCCTCCCCCAACGGCAAATTCGCTGCTGGGGAAAGCTACGTGGTGTTTGGCAGCAGCAGCGGCTTTGGAGCTAGCTTCAATCTCTCCGACCTCAACGGCAGCAACGGCTTCGCGATCAACGGCATTGATGTAAATGATCGTTCAGGCTACTCCGTCAGCGGTGTAGGGGATATCAACGGCGATGGCTTTGACGACCTGAGTCTCGGGGCAACTTTTTACTCACGCGTCCAAACCTCTAGGGAGAGATACATCATTTTTGGCTTTGCTACTACTACAGCTCCTAATCAACCTCCAGTCGCAGTTACCGACACTGCGACCACGAACGAAGACACTGCCGTTAACATTTCAGTTTTAACCAATGATAGTGACCCAGATAGCAACCCCTTAACAGTGACAAATGTCAACGGGAGTGCGGTGACTGTTGGCATCCCTGTTACCTTGAGTTCCAGTGCTTTATTAACTCTCAATGCTGATGGCACTTTCACCTACGACCCCAACGCTCAATTTGAAACTTTAGCTGTGGGTCAAACTGGCAGCGATAGCTTCACCTACACAGTTAGCGATGGCAGCTTTACCAGTACAGTTGGCGTTAACCTGACCATCAATGGGGTGAATGATCCACCTAGGCTTGCCTCTGTTTTCAATCTCTCTAACCTCAATGGCAGTAACGGCTTTGCGATTAACGGCATTGATGAGGGTGACGGCTCAGGCTCCCCCGTTAGCAGTGCCAGGGACTTCAACGGTGACGGCTTCGACGACCTAATTATCGGGGCAAGTAATGCCGACCCCAACGGTCAGTTAAATGCTGGGGAGAGCTACGTAGTGTTTGGCAGCAGTAGTGCCTTTGGAACTAGCTTCACCCTCTCGTCCCTAGACGGCAGCAACGGCTTCGTGCTCAACGGCATTGATGAGTTTGACTTCTCAGGCTCCACCGTTAGCAGTGCTGGGGATATTAACGGTGACGGCTTCGATGACCTGATTATTGGGGCACCTTTTGCCTCCTCCAACGGTAAAGACCTTGCCGGAGAAAGTTACGTAGTGTTTGGCAGCAGCAGTGGCTTTGGAGCTAGCCTTAATCTTTCGTCTCTGGACGGCAGTAACGGCTTTGTGCTCAACGGCATTGATGCGTCTGACTTCTCAAGCGGCTCCGTTAACAGTGTCGGCGACATTAACGGTGACGGCTTCGATGACTTGATTATTGGCGCACCTACTGCCTCCCCTAACGGTAAAGAACGTGCTGGGGAAAGTTACGTAGTGTTTGGCGGTAGTAGCTTTGGAGCTAGCCTTAACCTCTCCAACCTCAATGGCAGCAACGGCTTCGTGATTAACGGCATTGATGAGGGTGACAACTCAGGCTCCTCCGTTAGCAGTGTAGGGGACATTAACGGTGACGGCTTCGATGACCTGATTATCGGAGCACCTTCTGCCTCCTTTGATAATGGGGAGAGCTACGTAGTGTTTGGCAGCAGTAGTGGCTTTGGAGCTAACCTCAACCTCTCCGACCTCAACGGCAGCAACGGCTTCACGATCAACGGCATTGATGTGAATTACCGTTCAGGCTCCTCCGTTAGCAATGCCGGAGACTTCAATGGTGATGGCTTCGATGACTTGATTATCGGGGTAAGCAATTACTCCCGCTACGCCAAACCTGAGTACGGAGAAAGCTACGTGGTCTTTGGCAGCGGCAGCGGCTTTGGAACTAGCCTTAACCTCTCCGACCTCAATGGCAGCAACGGCTTCGCTATCAAAGGCATTGATGAGGGTGACAACTCAGGCTCCTCCGTTAGCAGTGCCGGGGATTTCAACGGTGACGGCTTCGATGACTTGATTATTGGGGCAGCTTTTGGCGACCCCAATGGCAAGTTAAATGCTGGGGAGAGCTACTTACTGTTTGGTAGCAGTAGCGGCTTTGGAGCTAGTTTCAATCTCTCCGACCTCAACGGCAGCAATGGCTTCGCTATCAAAGGCATTGATGAGCGTGACTACTCTGGCTCCTCTGTCAGTAGTGCTGGAGACATCAATGGTGACGGCTTTGATGACCTAATTATCGGGGCACCAAATAACTCCCGCTTTGCAACTGGAGCCGGGGAGAGTTACGTCATCTTTGGCTTTGCGACTAAGATTACCACTGTCACTGAGGAAGATACTGCCGTTAACATCCTTGCTAGCACCATTCTAAATAGATATTCTGATGTTGATGGCGATACCTTAAGTATCACTGGCTTTACTAACCCTGCCAACGGCACACTGGCTTTCAACGACAACGGCACTGTTGGCAATCCCAACGACGACTATTTTGTTTACACCCCTAATGCCAACTATAACGATACTGACAGCTTTACTTACACTATTAATGACAGCAATGGCGGTAGCATTACTGGTACTTTTAACCTGACTATCAACCCAGTTAACGATGCACCTATTACAGTGAATGATACTGTTACAGATGCGAAAAATACTGCTGTGAGTATTGAAGCAAAAACCCTGTTGGCTAACGATCGCGACATCGATAGCACCAACCTCAGCATCACTGGTGTCAGCGCTGCAACTCACGGTACTGCGGTGCTGAAAAATAACGGCACTCCCAGCAACTCGGCAGATGATTTTATCGTGTTTACACCAACTTGCGGGTTTAGCGGTGCGGCTAGCTTTAACTACACTATCACTGATGGCCAACTCACCAGCACTGCGAAGGTTACTATCCAAGTGGGCGATCGCTTTTTTGGTGACAACGGCAACGATGTACTCCACGGCACTCCCGGTAATGACTACCTCAATGGTGGTAATGGCAAAGACATCCTCTACGGTGGTAATGGCAAAGATACCCTCTCTGGCGGCAATGGTAACGACCTTTTATCTGGTGGTCTTGGTAGTGATATCCTCACGGGTGGCAATGGTGATGATAAATTTGTCTTCGCTGCTGGAGAAGGTAATGGTATTATTACCGACTTCTGCAAGGGCAACGATTTAATTGGCTTGTCTAATGGTCTGACCTTTAGCCAACTGAGTTTCTGTGGTAACAATATTATCGTGACTACTACTGATGAAATCTTGGCAACGCTGACTGGTATTAACACTAATACCCTGATTGCCTCTAATTTCACAATCGTCTAA